Genomic window (Rhodothermales bacterium):
ATGAATGCTCTGGATATTTTCATTCTTGTCTGTCTCGCTGCCGGTGTAGTGCATGGGTTCAGCACGGGCGTTATACGCCAGGTGAGCAGCGTTGCCAGCCTGCTATTCGGGTTCCTTATTGCGCTCCAGCTGATGCAGCCGGTGGGACGTGTCGTGACAGATCTGATGGGCGTGTCCGAGCAGTATGCTCCGGTGGTGGGGTTCATCGTCGTGTTCCTTGTGTTCCATCTTGCTGTCATACTGCTGGTCAAGTTCTTTGAGACGGTGCTGGAGGTATTGAAACTGACGACCGTCAATCGAGCGATCGGGTCG
Coding sequences:
- a CDS encoding CvpA family protein, coding for MNALDIFILVCLAAGVVHGFSTGVIRQVSSVASLLFGFLIALQLMQPVGRVVTDLMGVSEQYAPVVGFIVVFLVFHLAVILLVKFFETVLEVLKLTTVNRAIGSAAGAFKAVLLLGILFMALAYVKVPDARTQASSVLYGPISQALPVTW